The following coding sequences lie in one Rhizobium rhododendri genomic window:
- a CDS encoding TIGR04076 family protein — translation MSETDDSFELYDLRVEAVIPEGKPIYCGAREGDYFELKGEMLSMPAGQGFSIYSISAVLPLLAAKQRPTHRNDWMTSDAEIACPDPNCASRLRIVRTGKRRFSHAETTAVPLPGDEA, via the coding sequence GTGAGCGAAACCGACGACAGTTTCGAGCTTTACGACCTGCGCGTCGAGGCGGTCATCCCGGAGGGCAAGCCAATCTATTGCGGCGCCAGGGAGGGCGATTATTTCGAGCTGAAAGGCGAGATGCTGTCGATGCCTGCAGGCCAGGGATTTTCCATCTATTCGATTTCCGCCGTGCTGCCGCTCTTGGCCGCCAAGCAGCGGCCGACGCACCGGAACGACTGGATGACCTCGGATGCCGAAATCGCCTGTCCCGACCCGAACTGCGCTAGCCGGCTAAGGATCGTGCGCACGGGCAAGCGTCGTTTCAGCCATGCCGAGACGACGGCAGTGCCGCTGCCGGGTGACGAGGCCTGA
- a CDS encoding DUF3830 family protein encodes MSQNAIHITEPRSGLSVIAPLLAGKAPENVAFFMQYLSEPRIVPGIHAMWTGPEISCPIPAAHLEGAAYATALPAENATVTPQPGDIVLSYVPARMWGGSPNAIFDIGLFYGQGARLLFPIGWLAGTVMAQVRPEEREHFAAACGIIRRNGGCDVTFALTEV; translated from the coding sequence ATGAGCCAGAATGCAATCCACATCACCGAGCCCCGTTCCGGACTGTCCGTGATCGCGCCGCTGCTGGCCGGCAAGGCGCCCGAGAACGTTGCCTTCTTCATGCAATATCTGTCCGAGCCGCGCATCGTGCCCGGCATCCATGCGATGTGGACCGGCCCGGAAATCTCCTGCCCGATCCCGGCGGCTCATCTCGAGGGGGCCGCCTATGCAACTGCGCTGCCGGCCGAGAACGCTACGGTGACGCCGCAGCCGGGCGATATTGTGCTGAGTTACGTGCCGGCGCGCATGTGGGGCGGCAGCCCCAACGCCATTTTCGACATCGGCCTGTTCTACGGGCAGGGTGCGCGGTTGCTGTTCCCGATCGGCTGGCTGGCCGGCACCGTCATGGCGCAGGTGCGGCCGGAGGAGCGCGAGCATTTCGCTGCCGCCTGCGGCATCATCCGCCGCAACGGCGGCTGCGACGTCACCTTCGCGCTGACGGAGGTTTGA
- a CDS encoding GntR family transcriptional regulator, whose protein sequence is MQKASAEKSNDLIAAQLAPVGRETVQDRVYSELRRALIGGLFEPSQVLTIRGLADALVTSTMPVREALGRLITEKALEALPNRSVRVPPITLERIDDLLRARILIEGEAIALAAKRMGPKDITVIEGMLHEWDEMRALKQKKDVDREVTLNQTFHFEIYRACSSAVLIPMIESLWLQSGPCIRVAIYAFSEAGEVDTAHYHRSIVAALAAQDADAARAALVADISRPFTFLRNKLQTDAARI, encoded by the coding sequence ATGCAAAAGGCCTCAGCCGAAAAAAGCAATGATCTGATTGCCGCCCAACTGGCCCCGGTTGGCCGCGAAACCGTTCAGGACCGTGTCTATTCCGAGCTTCGCAGGGCGCTGATCGGCGGGCTTTTCGAGCCGAGCCAGGTGCTAACAATCCGCGGACTTGCCGATGCGCTTGTTACCAGCACCATGCCGGTGCGCGAGGCGCTCGGGCGGCTGATCACCGAAAAGGCGCTGGAGGCACTGCCCAATCGCTCGGTACGTGTCCCGCCGATCACGCTGGAGCGTATCGACGACCTCCTGCGCGCCCGTATCCTGATAGAGGGCGAGGCCATCGCGCTGGCCGCAAAACGCATGGGCCCGAAAGATATCACGGTCATCGAGGGCATGCTGCACGAATGGGACGAGATGCGCGCCCTGAAGCAGAAGAAGGACGTGGACCGCGAGGTCACGCTCAACCAGACATTCCATTTCGAGATATACCGGGCCTGCAGCTCGGCCGTGCTCATCCCCATGATCGAAAGCCTGTGGCTGCAATCGGGCCCCTGTATCCGGGTGGCGATCTATGCCTTCTCCGAAGCCGGCGAGGTCGATACCGCCCATTACCATCGCAGCATCGTCGCGGCATTGGCCGCCCAGGATGCCGACGCGGCACGGGCCGCGCTGGTCGCCGATATCAGCCGGCCCTTCACCTTTTTGCGCAACAAGCTGCAGACAGACGCAGCCAGGATTTGA